One region of Megalopta genalis isolate 19385.01 chromosome 15, iyMegGena1_principal, whole genome shotgun sequence genomic DNA includes:
- the LOC117229319 gene encoding glutathione S-transferase 1, which translates to MPIDFYYFPPSPPCRSVMLLARTIGVHLNLKTINVMKGETRKPSYLKMNPQHNIPTIDDNGFILCESRPIMGYLVSKYAKNDSLYPRDSKKRAKVDQMLYFDHGTLFRNVMKYYIPVIFGLTNVIDENGVQATERACELLNTFLEDGEFVAGDTLTIADFAISTTICVLQCFNFDIGRYDNVAAWYNRCKEQLDKFGFEEVHAEGIKMFTELYQQNIS; encoded by the exons ATGCCGATTGATTTTTACTACTTCCCGCCCAGTCCACCGTGCCGGTCGGTGATGCTGCTAGCAAGAACGATCGGTGTTCACCTGAACCTGAAGACGATCAACGTGATGAAGGGAGAGACCAGGAAGCCGTCTTATTTAAAG ATGAACCCGCAGCACAATATACCGACCATAGACGACAACGGATTCATTTTGTGCGAAAG CCGACCGATTATGGGATACCTGGTCAGCAAGTATGCGAAAAATGACTCCCTGTACCCGAGGGACTCCAAGAAGAGGGCGAAAGTGGACCAGATGCTGTATTTCGATCATGGGACACTTTTCCGGAACGTGATGAAGTATTAC ATTCCTGTGATATTTGGTTTAACGAATGTCATCGACGAGAACGGTGTACAAGCAACCGAGAGAGCCTGCGAATTATTGAATACCTTCCTCGAAGACGGCGAGTTCGTTGCGGGAGATACGTTAACGATTGCTGATTTTGCCATCAGCACAACCATTTGCGTTCTACAG TGTTTCAACTTCGATATCGGCAGGTATGACAACGTAGCGGCGTGGTACAACCGTTGCAAGGAGCAGCTCGATAAATTCGGGTTCGAGGAAGTGCACGCCGAaggaataaaaatgtttaccGAGTTGTATCAGCAGAATATATCGTAA